One genomic region from Apteryx mantelli isolate bAptMan1 chromosome 7, bAptMan1.hap1, whole genome shotgun sequence encodes:
- the TSPAN14 gene encoding tetraspanin-14 isoform X1: protein MHYYRYSNAEVSCWYKYLLFSYNIVFWLAGVAFLAAGLWAWSEKGVLSDLTKVTGLHGLDPVVLVLVVGIVMFTLGFAGCVGALRENICLLKFFCGAIVFIFLLELAVAVLAFLFQDWVRDRVKEFFENNIKSYRDDIDLQNLIDSLQKINHCCGAQGPDDWDLNIYFNCSSESKSREKCGVPFSCCIPDPAQKVVNTQCGYDVRKKSKSQWDDQIFIKGCILALEAWLPRNIYIVAGVFIAISLLQIFGIFLARTLISDIEAVKAGNAF, encoded by the exons CTAGCTGGAGTGGCCTTCCTTGCGGCTGGTCTGTGGGCGTGGAGTGAAAAG gGTGTATTGTCTGATCTAACGAAAGTGACTGGTCTTCATGGCCTGGACCCAGTGGTACTTGTCTTGGTGGTGGGAATAGTGATGTTTACTTTGGGATTCGCTGGTTGTGTAGGAGCACTGAGAGAAAACATCTGCCTTCTCAAGTTT TTTTGTGGAGCAATCGTGTTTATATTTCTGCTGGAGCTGGCAGTGGCAGTTCTGGCTTTCTTGTTCCAGGACTGGGTGAGGGACAGGGTCAAGGAATTCTTTGAGAATAACATTAAGTCCTACCGAGACGATATTGACCTTCAGAACCTCATTGATTCACTACAGAAAATT AACCATTGCTGTGGTGCCCAAGGTCCAGATGACTGGGACCTTAACATATACTTTAACTGCAGCAGTGAAAGCAAAAGTCGTGAGAAGTGTGGCGTTCCTTTTTCCTGTTGTATACCTGATCCTGCT CAAAAAGTTGTGAATACACAATGTGGCTATGATGTCAGAAAGAAG AGCAAGAGCCAATGGGATGATCAAATTTTCATCAAAGGTTGTATTCTTGCCCTTGAAGCTTGGTTACCCCGAAATATCTACATTGTTGCAGGTGTCTTCATAGCTATCTCACTGCTGCAG atTTTTGGGATTTTCCTAGCCAGGACATTGATTTCTGATATTGAAGCTGTAAAGGCAGGTAATGCCTTCTGA